Below is a window of Limisphaera ngatamarikiensis DNA.
TGGGATCCGACCGCCCCATTGAATTCGAGACCTTCGGCGGTGGCTTCTACCCCTGTCACGGATCGAGGATGAGCCGTGCCCACCTGATCCCGCAGCCCCGAGGCAAAGTCGTACCAATGCGCCAGTCCCGGATGCACCCATGCCAGGCGCCGGATTTCCACCGGCGTCAATGCCCGTCCGTAAATCCGTACCGAGTCCAGCCACCCCTGATACGGTGGGTCCGGCCACTGGCTCAGGCCCAGATAATTGCTGCGGGCCTGGATCTGCCAGGGCACAAGGTTCAGGTTGCTGCGAACCGCGACCGGTGCCGCGTTCAGATACAACACCGCCCGCCGGGGCTCGAATGTCACTGCCACATGCGCCCAACTCCCGGTGGGAAATGCAAAGGGCGCGTCCAGGCGGATCTCGCCACCCGGTCCACTGGTGGTCAGTGCACAGCGGAACCGCCCATTGTCCGCCCGGGGCGTCAGCATGAAATACCGGCTCGTGCCGTCGCCAAAGTCCAGAAAGCGCTGCCAGGTGCCGCCACCATCCCATCGGGCCCAAAATGCCACGGTCCGCGCGTTGGCCACCGATGCGGGCAATCCCACATACGCCCCGGCGCCGGAGAGGCGCACACCCCGGCCCCGCCCGCTCACCGGCTCCACCCGTGCCCCGTTATACAAAGACCCGTCGTAAAGCCGGCCCTGATCCCGCGCGTCCGTTTCGAAGCTATAGAAGGCACTCCAGTCCAACCCTGCCACCGGCCACCCGTCCTCCGTCCAGTCCAACCGGACCATGCCCAGTTTGGGCGTACCCTGATCCAGGCCGTCGTAGTAGTGGAATGTCACCCAATACTGGTCGCCCTCACGGTACACCCCGGCGTGGCCCGGTCCCACAAACCGGCCTGTACTTTCCAGAAACACCTCACCACCACGTTGCACCAGGGACACCCCGTTCCGATCCCGGAACGGTCCCGTGGGAGACACGCTCCGCCCGACCCGGATCTGGTAGGTGCTGTCCACCCCCGCACAGCACGTCCCCCAGTTCACAAACAGGTAATAGTAACCACCCCGACGGTACAAATGCGCCGCTTCAATCTGATCGTTCCACGCGACGCGAACCGGTGAAGTTTGCGGCTGCGCTCGCAGGCCCGTTTGCGGATCCAATTCCACCACATAAATCCCCTGCCAATACGAACCGAATGCAAGCCACAACCGCCCGTTCTCATCCAACAACACACTCGGGTCGATGCAATTATACGGGTCGCCCGGGCCTGATTGAATGACCGGTCCGTGATCGGTCCACCCGTAATCGGGCCGGGAGGAATCCAGCGTCGGGCTGCTGGCCAGGCCGATGGCGGAAACCTGGCTCCCCCACGAAGACACCGAGTAGTAGAGCAGATAGCGCCCGTTCACGTGGACGATGTCCGGCGCCCAAAATGTCCCGTCAAACAACGGCACCGCATTCGTGGTCCAGGCAGGCGCACGATTGACCGGGAACACTGTCCCGGCCGACGACCAGTGCAGTTTGTTGGTGGACACCTTGATGGGGATCCCCCGGCCGGTGGTAAACACATAGTACCGCCCCTCACAAAGGATCATGGTCGAGGGATCATGGGCCCCCAGACTTCCCGTGAGCGGTTCCTGAGCCCGAACCGGGCCCGAAACAGCGCACGCACCCAGCACCGCCCCCAGGGCAACCCATACCCGACCGCAGCTTTTCCTCAGGGACCAACGGGATTCCATGGCGCGTCATCGGTTTGCATGATTCACAACCACCACAAATACCCACCACCACTCTGAAATGCACCTCCGGGACGCATCCACGGCCGGCGCATTCCGGCTCACCGACTGCCATTCGATCCGCTCAGGGGGCAGCCAGCCGGTAATAACCGCGCGGACGCTGAAGCGTTACGACCACGGGCGGTTCCCCCGCCAGATTGGTCCACGGCCCCCAGGGGTCGGTCGCTTCCTGCAGCAGCGCGGTTTGCCACCACCAAAGCCACAAGCTCCGCTCCCCCCGCCACCAGTGAAGCCCCATGGACCCGGCCGTGTCGGTCGTCCCGGCAACCAGAAGCCCCTGCGGCAATTCCACCGTCTCGCCCTCGAGCTGCTCCAGAACCAGCCGTTGTAAGCCCGCGGTCGGCGGCCTCAGAAGCCCCCGGATCTGATCCCCGTCGAAAACCAGTTCGCCACCGGTCCATCTGCGCCCATCCAAAGTCTCCCAATTGTAGGCGATACGAACCGGTCCGGCGGGAAACCCGTTCAACCGCAGCGCAACACCTTCCGAACCGGGCATCACCAGGCGTCCATACGGTGCCGGTTCCGTTTCCAACCGCAGTGCGCCTGCCGGTGCCAGGGGAATTCGCCACACCACAACGGACCATGGGGGAAGGACCTCTTCAAACCGGGGCTGTCGGACCTCCAGCTCACCCGAGACCGGGCGCACCAGCTCCGGCTGCGCAAGACTGTTTTCCGCCAGCGGATGCGGCCCTGTCAATTGCTCATAACGGGCTCCCGGTGCGACCCGCGCTGCGCCGTTCAGCCACACCTCCACCGGAACATTTTCCCCGGTCACATTCACCAACTTCACCACCACCTCACCTCCGGACTCGTCCAGTCCGGCCACGGCGTACAGCGGCTCGGGTTCCAAATAATGCACGTCATGGATGAGTTGATCGTCGAGATAACAGCGAATGCGGGTCCCCTCCAGTTCCACGCGGATGTCGTACCAGCGGCCGGTCTCCACGGAACCGGCCACGGAGGGGCCCAGCGTGGTTTTGACGCCGTTCCGGCATACCTCAATGGCATGACGACTGTTGTTCCAGCCACCGATGTTCCACCAGGTCCAGTTCTGATCGTCCTGCCAGTGGAACAGAATGAGGAAACCTTCCTGGCCGCCGTCCTTGCGCGCCCGGACACGCAACGTGTAATTGGTCCACTGCACGTCGCCCGTGGTGGCCCGGCAATCCGTTTGCAGCGAGGTTTGCCGGAGCAATCCTCCGGTGGTCGTCCATTGGCCGTTGACCAGACGCCACCCGGTGAGGGATGTTCGAAAATCACTTTGGTACAGTGTCTCCGACCCGTGGGTAACCACCAGGTTGGTGAACGAGGCCCGTGTGGCCCATGTGCCCACACCCACGGCACCGCGGATCCCCACCTCGGGATAACGCACATCATGCACAAGCTGATCGTCCAGGTAACAGCGGATGCGGGTCCCCTCCAGCTCGATGCGAAGGTTGTACCATCGATCCGTGGCCACCGAGCCGGGCACCGGCTGTCCCAGCACGCTTTTGCCGCCCTGATCACACAACTCGATGGCGTGTTGGGTATTGTTCCAGCCGCCAATGTTCCACCACGTCCAGTTAGCGTCGTCCTTCCAATGGAACAGGATCAGGAACCCCTCCTGCCCGCCCAGTTTCCGGGCCCGCAGGGTAAGTGTATAATTGGACCATGTGGTCTCGCCGGTAACCGACCGGCAATCCA
It encodes the following:
- a CDS encoding family 43 glycosylhydrolase, translating into MESRWSLRKSCGRVWVALGAVLGACAVSGPVRAQEPLTGSLGAHDPSTMILCEGRYYVFTTGRGIPIKVSTNKLHWSSAGTVFPVNRAPAWTTNAVPLFDGTFWAPDIVHVNGRYLLYYSVSSWGSQVSAIGLASSPTLDSSRPDYGWTDHGPVIQSGPGDPYNCIDPSVLLDENGRLWLAFGSYWQGIYVVELDPQTGLRAQPQTSPVRVAWNDQIEAAHLYRRGGYYYLFVNWGTCCAGVDSTYQIRVGRSVSPTGPFRDRNGVSLVQRGGEVFLESTGRFVGPGHAGVYREGDQYWVTFHYYDGLDQGTPKLGMVRLDWTEDGWPVAGLDWSAFYSFETDARDQGRLYDGSLYNGARVEPVSGRGRGVRLSGAGAYVGLPASVANARTVAFWARWDGGGTWQRFLDFGDGTSRYFMLTPRADNGRFRCALTTSGPGGEIRLDAPFAFPTGSWAHVAVTFEPRRAVLYLNAAPVAVRSNLNLVPWQIQARSNYLGLSQWPDPPYQGWLDSVRIYGRALTPVEIRRLAWVHPGLAHWYDFASGLRDQVGTAHPRSVTGVEATAEGLEFNGAVGSHVELPGGLITVSSPVTLECFVRFGTNEPGARLFELGDVQAGRPARFVSFTPRTASGTARLTFNYSGAGVNLDIGPTLDGQALHLVWVLDPTQGRVTVYTNGVRARLYEGVVPSLLGVGSGRAYLGRSLVGDSPPLRALIQDFRVYAGALSEEDVRANSLAGPGGAGLAVSLVVEPVGPGVRIRWPSYALGFQLEITDRLGDPARWSQVPSAAVLRDDFWELILPWTSEPRFHRLRR